GTGAACGGAACAAACAATGAACGCAGAGCGTTCAGTCGCTAATGGCAACACCCATGTTGCGGGCGGTACCTTCAATGACGCGCATCGCCGACTCAACACTGGTGCAGTTGAGGTCGGGAAGCTTGGTCTTGGCGATCTCCTCAAGCTGGGAGCGATTGATGGAGCCAACACTGCCCTTTGCGGACTCACCGGAACCCTTTTGAATTCCAGCGGCCTTGGTAATCAGAACCGAGGCAGGCGGGGTTTTCGTAATGAAGGTGAAACTGCGGTCTTCAAAAACCGAAATCTCAACCGGTATCACGTATCCGGCCTTGTCCTGGGTACGAGCGTTGTACTCCTTGCAGAACGCCATGATGTTGACCCCATGCTGACCGAGGGCAGGGCCCACCGGTGGTGCGGGGTTGGCTTTGCCGGCCTGAAGGGCCAGCTTGATCACAGCTACGACTTTCTTGGCCATCGGCAAGCGGAGTTAAACATCTGCGGATCACCAACCCCGGGGGGCGGTACGGCGAAATGGCGGACCATCTCTAAGGCCGTCCTCCGCAGGAGACGGCCGCCGAATCAATCAGTTCTGTTTACTGATCTGAGAGAACTCAAGTTCGACCGGAGTTTCTCGACCGAAGATCGACAACAACGCTTTGAGCTTGCTGCGTTCTCCAGACACCTCAATCACCTCGCCTTGGAAGTCTTTGAAAGGACCGGCGGTCACCAAGATTTGATCGCCCTCTGCGAGATCGACTTTGACAACGGTCTTCTTCTCGGCTGCGCGCTTGAAAATACGATCCACCTCCTGACGACTCAGGGGACGGGGCTTGATATGGCCACGGGCCTTACCCGTGGCACGACGGTCTTCTGCACCAACAAAATTGATGACGTTTGGCGTGCTTCTCACCGCCATCATTGTGTCTTCGTCCAGGACCATCCTGACCAGCACGTAACCCGGGAACACCTTCTCCTCGGTTGATTGACGACTGCCGTCTTTTTTGACTTTGACCGCCGGCGTCTCAGGAATTTCGATCTCAAGAATGCGATTACTGACCCCAAGCGTGACGGCGCGCTGCTCAAGGGTGGCCTTCACCTTTTTCTCACAGCTTGAGGCCACCTGCACCGCGTACCAACGGGCGACAGATGTGCGTGCAGGCATCGACTCAAGCGTGCCGACCTCTCCCTCATTGGGTGCTGGCAGATCAAGCACCTCGGTGCTCTCCTGCTGGGTGGTATCGAGGTCAGACACGGATGCGGACGAACAATTGGGACAAATGCGATCTGTTGTAAGAGCAACAGATCAACGGAACACCTGAGAGGCGGCCCAACCGTAAAAACGGCTGAGGGCTGAAATGGCAGCGGCCGAGAGGCTCACCATCAAGATCACAGCCACTGATTCACTGAACAGTTGCTGGCGACTGGGCCAGACCACCAGCTTCAGCTCTTCGAAAGTGGCAGCCAAAAAACCACCCCTCCGGCCTGTTTCAGCCGGTGTTTGTGGGGAAACTGTTTCGGTGTCCTCGGAAGTAGGGCTGGTCACGAATCTTGCGATGCCGGAACTGACGCCGGTGCCTTGGGCACGTGACGGCAAACAAGCATCCTACTGGACGCTTATCAACACATCATTCAGCCTCGAATCGAAACGGTTCTGACGAGGTGACGCCTGAATACACCCGAACCGCCTGAGCCCCCTTAAACCGCTCTTCAAGCAATTCGGTCGCCAGCGGATTTTCAACGCGCCGGCGCAGGACTCGACGCAATGGTCTGGCGCCATATTCGGGTTCATAGCCCAAGGTCGCCAGATCATGCGCCACCGCATCATCCACACGCAGTTCAAGTCCTTGTTCAGAGAGCAAGTGCGCTAAATCGGCAAGCTGCAAACGCACAATCCTTTCCAGGTCTTCCACACCAAGGGGACGGAAGCGAACCACTTCATCGATCCGATTCAAAAATTCTGGTCTGAAATGGTGGGCCAACGCATCGTCCACGGCGGTATTGAGCGCCTGAGCGGCACCGGCCTCATCACCCGATTGCGCTTGTCGGGCCGAATCGAGAATGGCTCTACTGGCCAGATTGCTGGTCATCACCACCACGGTGTGGCGGAAGTCAACGGTCCTGCCCTGCGAGTCGGTGAGACGTCCATCGTCAAGAACTTGGAGCAGCACGTTGAACACATCCGGATGAGCTTTCTCCACCTCATCCAGAAGCAACAGCGCATAGGGGCGACGCCGAACAGCCTCGGTGAGTTGGCCGCCCTCCTCGTAGCCCACATACCCCGGAGGCGCACCAAGCAAGCGCGCCACCGCATTGCGCTCCATGAACTCACTCATGTCGAGACGAACGAGTGCCTCGTCCTCGTCGAACAACAGAGCCCCAAGCGCTTTTGCCAACTCGGTCTTACCCACACCTGTTGGCCCTAAAAACAAGAATGAACCCACCGGACGGCGTGGATCTTTCATGCCAGCACGGGCACGACGAATGGCCGCTGCCACAGCCTGGACCGCTTCTGGCTGGCCAATCACCCGTTCATCCAGACGCTGCTCAAGTTCCAACAGCTTTTGACGCTCACCAGCAAGAAGGCGCTGGATCGGAATCCCAGTCCAACGGGCCACCACATCCGCAATATCAGCCGCTTCCACCTGTTCTCGCAACAGGGCAGACCCTTCCTCCTGTGCCTCATTCAGCGACTGTTCAAGATCAGCGCGGCGTTGCTGT
The Synechococcus sp. CC9311 DNA segment above includes these coding regions:
- the rplK gene encoding 50S ribosomal protein L11, whose amino-acid sequence is MAKKVVAVIKLALQAGKANPAPPVGPALGQHGVNIMAFCKEYNARTQDKAGYVIPVEISVFEDRSFTFITKTPPASVLITKAAGIQKGSGESAKGSVGSINRSQLEEIAKTKLPDLNCTSVESAMRVIEGTARNMGVAISD
- the nusG gene encoding transcription termination/antitermination protein NusG, yielding MSDLDTTQQESTEVLDLPAPNEGEVGTLESMPARTSVARWYAVQVASSCEKKVKATLEQRAVTLGVSNRILEIEIPETPAVKVKKDGSRQSTEEKVFPGYVLVRMVLDEDTMMAVRSTPNVINFVGAEDRRATGKARGHIKPRPLSRQEVDRIFKRAAEKKTVVKVDLAEGDQILVTAGPFKDFQGEVIEVSGERSKLKALLSIFGRETPVELEFSQISKQN
- the secE gene encoding preprotein translocase subunit SecE, which translates into the protein MTSPTSEDTETVSPQTPAETGRRGGFLAATFEELKLVVWPSRQQLFSESVAVILMVSLSAAAISALSRFYGWAASQVFR